The following nucleotide sequence is from Methylocella sp..
ACGAGATCGAGGATCAAAAGATCGATCTCCTCCTCCCCCGCGCCGCGCGAACCGGCCAACATCCGCGCCAGCGCAGCTTCGCCGCCGTCCGCCATTTCCGCCGCGTAACCAAAGCGGTGAGCCAAAGCTTCGAGCAGCCGGCGCTGCACCGGGTCGTCGTCGACGATCAGAATTCTGGGGGACATGCGGCCTCGCTGGGGCTTGCTGCCCCGTCGCCGCTTATGGTCATTGATTAGGGTAAATGCGGCGTTAATAAAGCTGAAAAACAGCTACGGCGACAACGCGGAAACTTATGCTTCGGTTGCGCGCGGCTGGCGCTCGAGTTTCCGAATTATCTTGGCCCCTCCGCGGGCGAACGCCGGATTACTGAAAGCCTGCCCAGAGGTTGCAGCGTCCAAGGTTGATCTCGCAGGCTGCGCTCCGATATGACTGCTGCGACCGCTACGACCAATCCTTTGAACTGGATCACCATATGTTCCCCACGCGCCCCGGCTTCCCCGTCATTTTCCGCGCCGCCGCAGAGGCTGCGACGCAGAATGCGCCGACAGTCGACATCGGAGTCTTGCCGGAGTGGAACCTCGGCGATCTCTACGCCTCGATGGATTCGCCAGCTTTTGCGAGCGATCTCGCCAAGGCCGACGCCGATTGCAAGGCCTTTAACGCGGCTTATAAGGGCGAACTCGAAGCGCTCGCCAGGGATGAAACGGGGGCGGCGCTGACGGAAGCGATACGGCGCTATGAGGGGCTGGAGGAGCTGCTTGGCCGCATCTCGTCTTATGCCGGCCTCATCTATGCGAGCGACACCTCCGATCCTGCGCGCGGAAAATTCTACGGCGATGCGCAGGAGAAAATCACCGCCGCCTCATCCAATCTCCTGTTCTTCGAACTCGAGTTGAACCGGCTCGGCGATGGCGCGCTGGACAAGGCCTTGGCGTCCGGCCCGCTGGCGCATTACCGCCCCTGGCTTGAGGACATCCGCAAAGGCAAGCCCTACCAGCTTGACGACAAGATCGAGCAATTATTTCTCGAGAAATCGGTCACCGCTTTCGGCGCCTGGAATCGCCTGTTCGACGAGACGATCACGTCGCTGCGCTTCACCGTCGATGGCGAGGCCCTCGGCATCGAGCCTGTGTTGAATTTGATGCAGGACCCGCAGGAAGAGGTCCGCGAAAAAGCCGCCAACGCTTTCGGGCTCGGGCTGCGCGAAAATCTGCGCGTTTTTACGCTGATTTCCAACACGCTGGGCAAAGACAAAGAGATTTCCGATCGCTGGCGCGGCTTTACCGACGTCGCCGATTCGCGCCATCTCGCCAATCGGGTCGAGCGCGAAGTCGTCGATGCGCTGGTCAGCGCCGTGCGCGAGGCCTATCCGCGCTTGTCGCACCGCTATTACAAGCTCAAAGCCAAATGGTTCGGCAAGCCGGCGCTGAAACATTGGGATCGCAACGCGCCGCTGCCAAACGCTCCCGCCAAGACCTATGCGTGGGCAGACGCGCGGGACACCGTGCTTGGCGCCTATGGCGAGTTCTCGCCGAAAATGGCTGGCATCGCCAAGCGCTTCTTCGATGAGCGCTGGATCGACGCGCCGGTGCGGCCCGGAAAATCCCCAGGCGCCTTCGCGCATCCAACGGTGCCCTCGGCGCACCCTTATGTTCTCTTGAACTATCAGGGCAAGCCGCGCGACGTGATGACGCTTGCGCATGAACTCGGCCATGGCGTGCATCAGGTTCTGGCCGCCCATAACGGCGCCCTGGTGGCCCCAGCGCCTCTGACCCTCGCCGAGACCGCCTCCGTCTTCGGCGAGATGCTGACCTTCCGTGCGCTGCTCGCCAAAGCCGGCGCGGTGAGCGAGCGGCGCGCCATGCTCGCCGCCAAGGTCGAGGACATGCTGAACACCGTGGTGCGGCAGATCGCATTTTATTCGTTCGAGCGCAAGGTTCATCTCGAACGCCGCAACGGCGAACTCACCGCCGAGCGGATTTGCGATCTATGGATGAGCGAACAAGCGGACAGTCTCGGCCCGGCGATCGAGGTTGGCCCAAACTATGAGACCTATTGGGCCTATATTCCGCATTTCGTCCATTCGCCTTTCTATGTCTACGCCTATGCGTTCGGGGATTGCCTCGTCAATTCGCTCTATGGCGTCTACCAGAACGCGAGGGAAGGCTTTGCTGAGCGCTATCTCGCCATGCTTGCGGCAGGCGGCGCAAAACACCACGCCGAGCTGCTCGCGCCATTCGGCCTCGACGCTCGCGACCCAGCCTTCTGGCAGATCGGGCTGTCGATGATCGAAGGAATGATTGTCGAGCTAGAAGGGTTGGAGGAAAAGAGCTAAAGGCTCTCGCAAATCACAGCTGGCTAGGCGCCGCCTAACCGACCATAGTCGGCGCCGCCAAGCTCCCAGAAGCTCTACCGCACAAATCCCAAAATATCCTTCACCGCCGCAATGTTCTCTTTGGCGATGATTCTGGCGCGCGCGGCTCCGTCAGCGAGCACCGCGTCAATATACGGGGCGTCATCCTTCAGCCGTTTCATCTCGGCTCCGATCGGGCCAAGTTTTGTCGCGGCAAGCTCGACGAGCGCCGATTTAAAGACGGAAAAATTGCCGCCCCCAAAGGTCCGCAGAACCTCCGCCTTTGTCTGCCCATTGAGCGCCGCATAGATGCCGACAAGATTTTCCGCTTCCGGCCTGTTGGCGAGGCCCTCGACTTCAGAAGGGAGGGGTTCAGGGTCCGTCTTCGCCTTGCGCACTTTCTGCGCGATCGTGTCGGCGTCATCGGAGAGATTGATCCGCGAATAATCGGACGGGTCCGATTTCGACATTTTCTTGGCCCCGTCGCGCAGACTCATCACGCGCGTGGCCGGCCCTTGAATGAGCGGCTCCGGCAGCGGGAAAAATGCATCGCCATGACCGCGCGCTTCAATCGAAGCCGCAAAATCAGCGTTGAATTTTTGCGCTATGTCGCGAGCGAGTTCGAGATGCTGTTTCTGATCCTCGCCGACTGGCACGCGGGTCGCGCGATAAAGCAGAATGTCGGCGGCCATCAGGCACGGATAGACGTAAAGCCCGACCGAGGCGTTCTCGCGGTCCTTGCCCGCCTTCTCCTTGAACTGCGTCATGCGATTGAGCCAGCCGACGCGGGCGACGCAGTTGAACACCCAGGCGAGTTCGGCGTGTTCGGAGACCTGGCTCTGATTGAACACGATATGCTGTTTGGGATCGACGCCGCAGGCGATGAAAGCCGCCGTGACTTCACGGATGCTGGCCTTCAATTCGTCCGGCTTTTGCGGAACCGTGATGGCATGAAGATCGACGACGCAATAGATGCAGTCATGCGTGCGCTGCAATTCAACGAATTTGACGATCGCGCCAAGATAGTTGCCAAGGTGCAGGTTCCCCGTCGGCTGAACGCCGGAGAATGCCCGTTCAACGAATTTCGCCATGCGGAAAGGGGCTCCTGGTGATTCTTGCCGCGGGCTTATCAGGCTGCGCGGCGCACATAGCAAGGACTCGACGAAGATAGCGCGCTATAGACAGGGTAATGGCATTTTGCGCAAGAGCGGAACCCCGGTGAATTTCGGTCGCGGCCGGGTTGGCCGGGCGCAGCTATGCGCGATCTCCCGCGTAAAATTTAGAACAAATCGAGCAGGCCCTGCATCATGTTGAAGAACATCCGCTTTTGCTTTGTGGTGATCCTCGGCCTGACAGCGGCGACGCCAAAGGAGGCAGCGGCGGCCGGGCCGTCGCGGCCCTGTCAAGAACTTGAACAAAACTTCGTCACGGCGAAGATCGGCGTCGATTCACTCCAGTTGAATATCCTGCTTTTTTCGGCTGCCGACCGGACATGCCAAGCACTGGCCGAGCGCCTCCTCGCCGCTGGCGCCTCGCTTGAAGCGCGAGATCGCGCCGGAGCCCGTCCGCTCAGTCATGCCGCCAAAGCAGGCAAGGTTGCAATGGTCGAAATCTTTCTTGCGAAGGGAGCGCCGATCGACGCCCGCGATCTCGGGGGTGCCACAGCCCTTTCAATCGCAGCAGAAAATGATCGCGTTCAAGTCGTTCAATTCCTGCTGGAGAAAGGCGCCGATCCCAATCTCGGCGGCCGCTCGGAGGCTGGCCCCTTGATCGCCGCAGCCTATAATGGAAACCGCCTGGTCCTGCACATGCTCCTTGATCGAAAGGCCGACCCTGGCAAATTGGATTCAACCGGGAAATCGGCGATCCTTTACGCCGCGGCGCGCGGCAACGCGCCAATCGTGCGCGATTTGCTCGACGCGGGAGTCGACGTCAATGCAACTTACTCCAATGGGCTGACGGCATTGATGTGGGCGGCAGGCCATGCGCAAGACGCCGGAATCGATGACGTCGCGCAAACCATGGCGCTGCTGCTCGAGCGCGGCGCTCTGGTCGAAGCGCAAGATGCGCGAGGCCGCAACGCCCTGATGATTGCGGCCGAACTCAATCATCAAGAAGTCGTCAAGACGCTCCTCGCGCACGGCGCTGACGCCAGTCAGCGCGACAAGATGGGCAAGCAGGCGCGGGATCTCACGACCGACGCGACGATCAGAGCGTTGCTAGCCGGGGCGCGGAACGCTCAGAATCCGGAAAGATAATCGGCCAGAGCTGCGAGATCCGTATCCGAAACCCCGGTTAGCAAAGCGGTCATTCCGGGATTGTTAGCCCGCGCGCCCGAACGGAATTCGGTCATCGTCTTCAAGAGATAATCGCGGTTTTGGTCGGCGAGCCGAGGAGTTGCGCTATCGCCCTGGAACTGCTCCAGGTGGCAACTCGTGCAGCCGACGGAGCCGATCACCGTAATAGCGGCGGTCGCGACGCTTTTCGCTGCGCTCGGCTGGGCAAGACTCGGCCATTTCTTTTGTGAAAAATACGAAGCCAAGGCCAACATATCGTCTCGGCTCAGGTCCGCGACGATTGGAGCCATCTGCGCGCTTTTGCGATTGCCGCGCTTGAAGTCGCGCAGCTCTAGATAAATATAGCCTTCATTCTGGCCCCAGATCACCGGAATCGACTTGTCGATCGGAATGCCTTTTTCGCCGTGACATGCTGCGCAGATAGCGGCCTTGTCATCAATGGCGTCCGCGTGGACCGATGCGATAGGCGCCGTGAGGAGAATCGAAGCGGTCAACGCCAACGACTTCAACCGCCTCGTCGCAAAAAAGCGTTCCTTCATCGTGTTCGGTATCCTTTGCATTGATGCGGCGGGGCCGCGTTCGCCCCGCCTTAAAAGCTTCATCCAAGATGGTTCGACCGCTGATCAATCCAAAGTAAAGGCGATGATGTTATTGCCGCGTTTGAAATCGATCTGCGTGTTGCCGCCCGCTCCGACGACGATGTATTGCTTGCCGTCGATCGTGTAGGAAGACGGCGGCGCATTGACGCCGGCCCCGGCGTTGAACTGCCACAACACTTTGCCATTCTCGGCGTTGTAGGCCTTAAACAGTCCGTTGCCCTCGCCCGCGAAGATAAGATTGCCATCCGTCGCGAGCGCGCCGCCCATCATCGGCTCGGGCGTCTTCACCTGCCATTTGATCTTGCCGGTGTTGTAATCGACAGCCGTCACATTGCCGGCTTGCTGCTCGCTCGGGATGACCTTGAAAGCGCCGCCGAGCCAGAGTTTGCCATCCGGATACGGGCTGCTCTCGACCTGATAGGTCATGGGCTGATGCAGATTGACCGCGTAGCTCAAATGCAGCTTGGGATTGACTGCGAGCGGGGACCACTCGACGCCGCCATTGGCCCCGGGGAGCATGCGCGCGCCTTCCTTGGTCGGAAGCGTCCACATGTCTTCTTGCGGCACCATGGCTTCCGAGAAGCGGATCAGGCTGCAATCCTTGCGATCATTGACATAGATAAAGCCGGTTTTGCCCGCGTGCAGCACCGCCGGAACGCTCTTGCCATCCTTGCCGGTCGCGTTGACGAGGACCGGGGGGCTGACGGCGTCCATATCCCACACGTCATGGGGAATGTACTGCAGGTGACAAACATATTTCCCGGTGTCGAGATCGAGCGACACAAGAGAATCGGTATAAAGATTGTCTCCCGGACGCAGCGAGCCGTCGAGATCGGGCGACGGATTGCCGACGACGAAGTAAATCCGGTTGGTTTCGAGGTCGACGGCAGGGTTCTGCCAGACGCCGCCGCCCAATGTCTTATAGGGGTCGCCCGCCTTGGCGAGCTGCGCTTTTTCCGCGGCGATATCGCGATGCAGATCCTTGCCGCTTGGGTCTTTGGTCGCCCAAACGCCGACTGAATTTTCCGGCGTGGTGTCGAAATTCCATACAAGCTTCCCCGTCTCGGCGTCATAGGCTCTGACGAAGCCGCGAATGCCATATTCGCCGCCATTGATGCCGATGAGGACTTTGCCCTTCGCCACCGTCGGCGCCATCGTCTCGCTATAGCCAGATTCCGGATCGGCAAGCTCGGTCGACCATACGACGGAGCCGGTCTTCGCATCGAGAGCTACGAGCTTCGCGTCGAGGGTCGCGACAAAAACCTTGTCTTCGTAGACGGCGACGCCGCGATTGTTCGGCCCACAGCAATAGGTTGTGATGGGACCAAGCTTCGGCTTGAAATGCCAAAGCTCCGCGCCGGTCTTGGCGTCGAGCGCATAGACATGGCTGAACGAGGTCGTGACGAACATCACTCCATCGACGACGATCGGGGAAGTCTCAAGCGATTCCTTCACCTCCGTCTGGAAAATCCAGGCCGGACGAAGTTTCGCTACGTTCGAGACATTGATCTGGTCGTTTGGATAGAAACGGGTCTGCGCGTAATTGCCATTTGTATGCAGAAAATTCTTCTTATCGGCAGCGGCCCCCTCCAGCTGCTTCTCCGAAACCGGGCTAACGACGACTGTCTTGGCCGCCGAGCTCGTAACCTGGTTGAATTCTTGCGCTTGCGCCTGCGCAATTGCTGCGCCGCTGACGCCCGCCAGAATGGCGAGCCGCGCGAGCCAATCCGTTTTGCGTTCGAACATCGTTTTCGTCCCCATTCCGAATTATTACTCAGAAGCAATTTGGCAGGCTTCTGAACGAAACGGACCCTACACGCAGAGCTTTCCGCCAACAACTGCGGCGCGAAATCTTCCCGGTTTGGCGACGTTTTAAAGAATAAATCGGCTCAAATCGGCGTTCTTGGCGAGATCGCCGATATTTTTCTCTACGAAAGCCGCGTCGATGACGATCTTCTCACCAAACCGGTCTGTCGCGGTGAAGCTTATCTCGTCGAGCACGCGCTCCATCACGGTTTGCAGCCGTCGCGCGCCAATATTCTCGACGGTCGAATTGACCTGCGCCGCGATCTTCGCAAGCGCGTTCACGGCGTCCGGCGTGAACTCCAGCTCGACTCCTTCCGTGCGCAGCAAAGCCTCATATTGCTTGATCAGGCTGACTTCGGTCTCAGTAAGGATGCGGCGGAAATCATCTTCGGTCAGCGGCGAGAGCTCGACCCGGATCGGCAGCCGTCCCTGCAGCTCCGGCAACAGATCGGAGGGCTTTGACACATGGAACGCCCCTGACGCGATGAACAAGATGTGATCGGTCTTCACCATTCCATGTTTGGTCGGCACATTGGCGCCTTCGATCAAGGGCAGCAGATCGCGCTGCACGCCCTCGCGCGAAACATCAGCCCCGCCGCCGCGCCCCTCCCGCACGCAAATCTTGTCGATCTCATCGAGGAACACGATGCCATTATTCTCGACCTCGTGGATGGCTTCACGCACAATCTGATCCTGATCGATCAGCTTGTCGCTCTCCTCGGTGATCAACGGCGCCGTGGCGTCCTTGACATTGGTGCGGCGCGGCTTTGCGCCTTTGCCGAGCGCCTTGCCGAAGATATCGCCGATCGAGACGGCGCCGAACTGCGCCCCCGGCATATTGGGCATTTCGAACATCGGGATGGAGCCGCCGCCGCCTTGCGCGAGTTCGATCTCGATCTCTTTGTCGTCGAGCTCGCCGGCGCGCAGCTTCTTGCGGAAACTGTCGCGCGTCGCAGGCGAGGCGTTGACGCCGACGAGAGCGTCGAGAAGCCGCTCCTCCGCCGCAAGTTCGGCGCGGGCGTGAACCAGCTTGCGTTTCTCCCCCTTGATCATTCCAATCGAGGTCTCGACAAGATCGCGAATGATCTGTTCGACATCGCGGCCGACATAGCCGATCTCGGTGAATTTGGTCGCCTCGACCTTCAGGAAAGGCGCGCTCGCGAGCTTGGCCAACCGCCGTGAAATCTCGGTCTTGCCGCAGCCGGTCGGCCCGATCATCAGGATGTTTTTGGGAAGCACCTCCTCGCGCATGGATCCATCAAGGCGCAGGCGTCGCCAGCGATTGCGCAAAGCGATGGCGACGGCCCGTTTGGCGTCGTGTTGCCCGACAATGAAACGGTCGAGTTCGGAAACGATCTCGCGCGGTGAAAAATCAGTCATGAGGGCATCGATGTGAGAGGGTGAGGAAGACGCTCTGTCAAACGTTGAGGAAGCAGGCGCATGCAGAGATAGACGCTCATATCCGGCCTCAGCGCCAGCGCGAAGGCAAATTTTTCGTCATCCTGCCGATCCCCGTCCAGCGACGGCCCGCTCGGAAAATCATCTCTGGATGCTTTCCAGCACGAGATTGCGGTTGGTGTAGACGCAAATCTCGGAGGCGATCTCCAGCGCGCGGCGCGCTATGGCCTCCGCCTCGAGGTCGGTATCGAGCAGCGCGCGCGCGGCGGCCAGCGCATAATTGCCGCCGGAGCCAATTCCCATGACCGAGCCTTTGTCCGTCGCCTCGGGCTCCAGCACATCGCCAGATCCAGTCAGGACGAGAGCGACCTCCTTATCGGCGACAAGCATCATCGCTTCAAGCCGGCGCAGATAACGATCAGTGCGCCAATCCTTGGCGAGCTCGACGCAGGAACGCATGAGCTGGCCGGGGTATTGCTCGAGCTTGGCCTCGAGGCGCTCAAACAGGGTGAAGGCGTCGGCGGTCGCGCCCGCAAAGCCGCCGATGACCTCGCCTTTGGCGAGCCGGCGCACCTTTTTGGCGTTGCCCTTGATGATGGTTTGCCCGATGGAGACTTGGCCATCGCCGCAAATGACGGTGCGCCCGTCCTTTTTGACCATGATAATGGTCGTGCCATGCCACGAATCAGGGCCGGACGAGGGGTTTTGCATGTCTTGGGTTTCAGTAATTGGAGGCGAGGCCTCGTCCGGGACCCGGCCGAGAGATATCGCGTCCATGTATGGCTTCTCGGAAGCCGATGCAAGAAGAGGCGACGCGCGCCGCCGTTAGGCCGCCGAGGTCTGGACGGCGCAAATTAAGCGCGCCGCCCCTAACAAAGCATTGGAACGTCCGCGAAAATATGCCGACTACGGCGCGACGGGGAGGAAGTGGTTTACGATCCCCAGTATGATGAGCATCGTTACGCCGATCCCGAGGCTCCAGCCGATCAGCTTCTTTTCGATCGGCAGCAGCGGCTCGGCTTCGATCTTGTTTAGCTCGCTGCGTAAATTCGGTTCAGACATGAAAACGCTCCTAAACTCAGCCAGCTAGCGGCGGTTTGACGCCGGCGAAGAACAGCCACGAGATCAATAGCCCTACCCAGATGACGAAACCGAACAGGCTGACAACATAAACGGCGGCGAGTTTGCCGATCCCGTCCTCCCACAGCTTGCGGAAGTTTGAGAGAACGCCGATCGAGAAGAAAGTCAGGATAAAGAAGATCACGCGAAACGCATTGGCGGCGGCTATCGCCGGGGTCAGATTCGCGCGCGTCTCAGGAGACGCCCAAACCGCCAGCGCCAGCGCCGCGAGGAAGGTGATCAGAAAGCCGATGATGAATTTCGGAAAGCGCTCCCAGATCTCGGAGGCTTTCGCCTTATCGCCGCCCGCCTCGACATTGATGTGGTTCGTCCAGATATAGGCGAGAATGAAGACCCAAACGCCGATGAACACATCGATGAAGACCTTGATCGCGGCGGTGGTGCCGAGTATCCAGCCTGGCTGGTAGTTGACGCCTTCGGCGGCGTTTTTCGCTAGGATCAGCGCCTCGGTGATGCCGCCGGCCGCAACCGCCGCGCCGTCGGTCTTGACCGCAAGCCCCATCCAGGCCGCGGCGACCAGCGGTTCATGCGAGAGGAAGGTCTGCGCAACGAAGGGAAGCACCAGCACTTCCACGACGGCGAAGACCACGACCAGCGAGGAGACCAGCACCGGCACGACCGGCCGCGCGCGGATCGCGGCCCCGGTGGCGATGGCGGCGGAGACGCCGCAGATTGAAATGCCCGAGGCCAGCGGAGCCGCCCATTCGCGGCTGAAGCCGAACCATCTGCGCGCGACGTAATACACCACCGACCAATAGATGAGATAGGCCTCGATGATCGCCGCGACGCCGCGAAGCAGGAGGGACGAGGCGAAGGACAGCTTCCCGGCGATGGTGAGGGCGAGAAAGCCGCCAAGAATAACGATGGCGATCTTGATGTAGAGCTCGGGGCGGATCGCCTCGTTCAGCCATTCGGCGAAGCGGGGGAAGAAATTCGCGATGATGAGGCCGGCGATGAGCGCGAAGATGTAACCGCCCTCATTGGTCAGCCCGAGCGACCATTCGATGCCGAATTTTTGGCGGTCCGCCGGCGTCACAGCGGCGAAATGAGCGAAGCTGCCAATAATCCAAGCCGCGTAGGAGATCGCGAAAACGGCGGTGAAGGCGAGCGCATAGCGCTTGACGTCCAGGCTCAGGGCGGCGGCTCCCGCACTGAGAACGATGAGGAGGGCGAGATAAGTGGCGAGAAGTGCGCCAACGCCGCCCAGAAATGCATAGGCTTTCGAGGTCGGCGCAAGGGCGTGCGTCAGATCGGTCCAGACCGAGGTCGAAACGACCCAACCAAGAAGATTGCCTCCGACGAGGCCCGCGAGGGCGACGGCGAAAACGAACAGACCGATCCAAAGAGCCAGCCAATCTTCATTCAACCCACTGCGCTGCTTCGCGCCCGACAATGCCGCCGTGCTCATCGAAACCCCTTATCGCTATGTTCTCTACTCAATCTATAAGGTTAATGATCTTATTCCAACATCTTTTGATAGGTTCGATGGCGATGGGGGGCATTGTTTTGCGGGATTGCGCACGTGCGACAAAACGAGAGCGGATACCCCGGCCGGCGCGGCCATTGCGCCGCGAAGCCGCCGAGGGGATTCGACGCTAGCCAACAGCCGCTCGACTTGCTAGAGCAGCGACTTATTTCCTTCGAGCTCCAAAAATGCGCACCGGCGTCGTTTCCCGCAAAACCAAAGAAACCGAGATCGAGGTCCGCGCCGATCTCGACGGGCGGGGCGTCGCCAAAATTTCGACTGGGATCGGCTTTTTCGATCATATGCTGGAGCAGCTCGCGCGCCATTCCCTGATCGACATCGACATTCGCGCCAAAGGCGATCTCCATATCGATCAGCATCATACTGTCGAGGATACCGGCATTGCGCTGGGCGCGGCGATCCGCCAGGCGCTCGGCGACCGGGCCGGCATAGCTCGCTATGCCGATGCGCTTTTGCCGATGGACGAAACGCTGACGCGCGTCGCCATCGATGTTTCCGGGCGGCCTTTTCTGGTTTTCCGAACAAACTTTCCCCGAGCCAAAATTGGCGACTTCGACACGGAGCTGGTGCGCGAATTTTTCCAGGCCTTCGCCATGAACGCGGGGATCACCCTTCACGTCGAGACGTTTTATGGCGAAAACGCGCACCATATATCTGAATCATGTTTTAAGGGTCTCGCCCGCGCTTTGCGCCTCGCGGTGGAGCTCGACCCGCGCCAGAACGGCGCCATTCCCTCCACCAAAGGGTCGCTGGCCGGCTGAGACGAGCTCGAGGAGCCTAAAATGACCGTCTATTCGGTTCATCTGCCGGGCGAGGGCGTGTCAGGCGTCGCCGAAGCCGCGTTCGTGAAAGAAGGCTTTACTCGCGGCGCGTTTTGGCTCGGGCCGCTCTGGCTGCTGACGCACGGGCTTTGGACCGGTTTTGCGATCTGGCTGGCCGCGTTTCTCATTCTTTTGCTTTTGCTTGCAGGCGGAGTTTTGTCGGCGGGATCGGTGTTGATCCTTATTGTGTTAATGCAAATCCTGCTTGGCCTCGAGGCCAACCGGCTGCTTGAGGCCAAGCTCTGGAAGGATGGCTATAATCTGACTGAAATCGTCGCCGGCCCAGCGCTCGACCAGGCGGAAATCGCCTTCTATCGCCATTTCGAGTCGCCCGAGGCCGCCGCGCTGAATCGGGCGCCGCAGGTCGGGGCCGTTCCTCCGACCGCGGGCCGCGCGATTGTCGGGAGTTTCCCGGAGCCTGGGGCGCGCCGGTGAAGATCGCCATCGTCGATTATGGTTCGGGCAATCTGCATTCCGCTCACAAGGCGTTCGAGCGCGCCGCGCGCGAGGCGGGGATCGCCTGCGCCATCAGCGTCACTCCCGATCCGGACGAGGTGGCGCGCGCTGATCATATTGTCTTGCCGGGCGTCGGCGCCTTCGGCGACTGTCGGCGGGGCCTTGACCTACGGCCCGGCATGATCGAGGCAATGACCGAGGCGGTGCGCGGCAAGGGGCGACCCTTTTTGGGAATCTGCGTCGGCATGCAGCTGATGGCGACGCGCGGGCTTGAACATGAAGTCACGCCGGGCCTTGACTGGATCGAAGGCGAAGTTGACGCGATCACGTCCAACAATCCGCACTTGCGCATTCCGCACATGGGCTGGAACACTCT
It contains:
- a CDS encoding putative sulfate exporter family transporter; translated protein: MSTAALSGAKQRSGLNEDWLALWIGLFVFAVALAGLVGGNLLGWVVSTSVWTDLTHALAPTSKAYAFLGGVGALLATYLALLIVLSAGAAALSLDVKRYALAFTAVFAISYAAWIIGSFAHFAAVTPADRQKFGIEWSLGLTNEGGYIFALIAGLIIANFFPRFAEWLNEAIRPELYIKIAIVILGGFLALTIAGKLSFASSLLLRGVAAIIEAYLIYWSVVYYVARRWFGFSREWAAPLASGISICGVSAAIATGAAIRARPVVPVLVSSLVVVFAVVEVLVLPFVAQTFLSHEPLVAAAWMGLAVKTDGAAVAAGGITEALILAKNAAEGVNYQPGWILGTTAAIKVFIDVFIGVWVFILAYIWTNHINVEAGGDKAKASEIWERFPKFIIGFLITFLAALALAVWASPETRANLTPAIAAANAFRVIFFILTFFSIGVLSNFRKLWEDGIGKLAAVYVVSLFGFVIWVGLLISWLFFAGVKPPLAG
- the hisB gene encoding imidazoleglycerol-phosphate dehydratase HisB; the protein is MRTGVVSRKTKETEIEVRADLDGRGVAKISTGIGFFDHMLEQLARHSLIDIDIRAKGDLHIDQHHTVEDTGIALGAAIRQALGDRAGIARYADALLPMDETLTRVAIDVSGRPFLVFRTNFPRAKIGDFDTELVREFFQAFAMNAGITLHVETFYGENAHHISESCFKGLARALRLAVELDPRQNGAIPSTKGSLAG
- a CDS encoding DUF2628 domain-containing protein, producing the protein MTVYSVHLPGEGVSGVAEAAFVKEGFTRGAFWLGPLWLLTHGLWTGFAIWLAAFLILLLLLAGGVLSAGSVLILIVLMQILLGLEANRLLEAKLWKDGYNLTEIVAGPALDQAEIAFYRHFESPEAAALNRAPQVGAVPPTAGRAIVGSFPEPGARR
- the hisH gene encoding imidazole glycerol phosphate synthase subunit HisH — translated: MKIAIVDYGSGNLHSAHKAFERAAREAGIACAISVTPDPDEVARADHIVLPGVGAFGDCRRGLDLRPGMIEAMTEAVRGKGRPFLGICVGMQLMATRGLEHEVTPGLDWIEGEVDAITSNNPHLRIPHMGWNTLDAHAAHPVLKDIPTGPQGLHAYFVHSYAFKPVHKENVIAATEYGGAMSALIGRDNMVGAQFHPEKSQTLGLALIANFLRWRP